The following coding sequences lie in one Apium graveolens cultivar Ventura chromosome 1, ASM990537v1, whole genome shotgun sequence genomic window:
- the LOC141718999 gene encoding uncharacterized protein LOC141718999 isoform X4 produces MTKSFVLVPLALCLIFQSHYAAAQAPAEAQQPVQNAGKESLIRTACQATSSPPLCSSTLSAIANSPYLNQKNIATTAVQAAVKTSVATFDLINMSLTVDVQLVSDPAVKQSLSVCAEAYKAVIDNMNNASSSLTQNVNMAQVPNFLHAALDAAGKCESSGVKNFHKVVQIASKNVDCSKLIKNSLEIFNVFSNFILNPNHDPKKAGAGALGGGGAGGLLKGGAAGGLFKGGAAGGEGGGGGLLKGGGLFKGGVAGGAGGAGTAGAAGGAGTVGAAGGEDGAAGAGDAGGAGAGGAAGGEAGAAGVEAGAAGAGGAGGAGGEGGSSGAGGAGGLFKGGGAGGLFKGGAANSGGGAGGLFKGGAAGGAGAAGGAGAATAGGAGGAGGEGGASGEGGAEGGASGAGGAGGLFKGGGAGGLFKGGAASGGGGAGGLFKGGGLFKGGASMKGGGGASVQGSGGAAAAGGGSADVQGGGGAPAAGGGGADVQGGAGAPSAGGSSADVQGGGGDASVQGGGDALMGGGAPAASAPQISNRKLLTLM; encoded by the exons ATGACGAAATCATTTGTTCTCGTCCCTCTTGCATTATGTTTAATATTTCAATCCCACTATGCAGCAGCACAAGCACCAGCAGAAGCACAACAACCGGTCCAAAATGCTGGAAAAGAGTCTCTCATTCGAACTGCATGTCAAGCAACCAGTTCACCGCCACTTTGTTCTTCAACTCTCAGCGCGATAGCAAATAGTCCGTATCTGAATCAGAAAAATATTGCTACCACAGCGGTTCAGGCTGCTGTCAAAACATCTGTTGCGACATTTGACCTGATTAATATGTCATTAACTGTTGATGTCCAACTTGTGTCGGATCCAGCTGTAAAACAGAGCCTTTCGGTTTGTGCTGAAGCATATAAGGCTGTGATTGATAATATGAATAATGCAAGTTCTTCATTGACACAAAATGTTAATATGGCTCAAGTTCCGAATTTTTTGCACGCGGCTTTAGATGCTGCAGGCAAATGTGAATCTAGTGGAGTTAAAAATTTTCATAAAGTCGTACAAATTGCTTCGAAAAATGTGGATTGTTCGAAATTGATCAAGAATTCCCTGGAGATTTTTAATGTTTTTTCCAATTTTATTCTTAACCCTAATCATGACCCGAAAAAAGCCGGTGCAGGTGCTTTGGGAGGCGGTGGTGCAGGTGGTCTTTTAAAAGGCGGTGCTGCAGGTGGTCTTTTTAAAGGCGGTGCTGCAGGTGGTGAAGGTGGTGGAGGTGGTCTTTTAAAAGGCGGTGGTCTTTTCAAAGGCGGTGTTGCAGGTGGGGCAGGTGGTGCAGGTACTGCTGGTGCTGCAGGTGGTGCAGGTACTGTTGGTGCTGCAGGTGGTGAAGATGGTGCAGCTGGTGCAGGTGATGCTGGTGGTGCAGGTGCTGGTGGTGCTGCAGGTGGTGAAGCTGGTGCTGCAGGTGTTGAAGCTGGTGCAGCTGGTGCAGGTGGCGCAGGTGGTGCTGGCGGTGAAGGTGGTTCAAGCGGTGCAGGTGGCGCAGGTGGTCTTTTTAAAGGCGGTGGTGCAGGTGGTCTTTTTAAAGGCGGTGCTGCAAATAGTGGAGGTGGTGCGGGTGGTCTTTTTAAAGGCG GTGCTGCAGGTGGTGCAGGTGCTGCAGGTGGTGCAGGTGCTGCAACTGCAGGTGGTGCAGGTGGTGCAG GTGGTGAAGGTGGCGCAAGTGGTGAAGGTGGCGCAGAAGGTGGTGCAAGTGGTGCAGGTGGCGCAGGTGGTCTTTTTAAAGGCGGTGGTGCAGGTGGTCTTTTTAAAGGCGGTGCTGCAAGTGGTGGAGGTGGCGCAGGTGGTCTTTTTAAAGGTGGTGGTCTTTTTAAAGGCGGTGCTTCTATGAAGGGAGGCGGGGGTGCTTCTGTGCAGGGAAGCGGTGGTGCAGCTGCTGCAGGAGGTGGCAGTGCTGATGTGCAGGGAGGCGGAGGGGCACCTGCTGCAGGAGGCGGAGGTGCAGATGTGCAGGGAGGCGCTGGTGCACCTTCTGCAGGAGGCAGCAGTGCTGATGTGCAGGGAGGAGGAGGTGATGCTTCTGTGCAGGGAGGCGGTGATGCTTTGATGGGAGGCGGGGCTCCTGCAGCTAGTGCTCCTCAAATTTCAAACAGAAAGCTACTGACACTAATGTAA
- the LOC141718999 gene encoding uncharacterized protein LOC141718999 isoform X1 has protein sequence MTKSFVLVPLALCLIFQSHYAAAQAPAEAQQPVQNAGKESLIRTACQATSSPPLCSSTLSAIANSPYLNQKNIATTAVQAAVKTSVATFDLINMSLTVDVQLVSDPAVKQSLSVCAEAYKAVIDNMNNASSSLTQNVNMAQVPNFLHAALDAAGKCESSGVKNFHKVVQIASKNVDCSKLIKNSLEIFNVFSNFILNPNHDPKKAGAGALGGGGAGGLLKGGAAGGLFKGGAAGGEGGGGGLLKGGGLFKGGVAGGAGGAGTAGAAGGAGTVGAAGGEDGAAGAGDAGGAGAGGAAGGEAGAAGVEAGAAGAGGAGGAGGEGGSSGAGGAGGLFKGGGAGGLFKGGAANSGGGAGGLFKGGAAGGAGAAGGAGAATAGGAGGAGAATAGGAGAAPAGGEGGASGEGGAEGGASGAGGAGGLFKGGGAGGLFKGGAASGGGGAGGLFKGGGLFKGGASMKGGGGASVQGSGGAAAAGGGSADVQGGGGAPAAGGGGADVQGGAGAPSAGGSSADVQGGGGDASVQGGGDALMGGGAPAASAPQISNRKLLTLM, from the exons ATGACGAAATCATTTGTTCTCGTCCCTCTTGCATTATGTTTAATATTTCAATCCCACTATGCAGCAGCACAAGCACCAGCAGAAGCACAACAACCGGTCCAAAATGCTGGAAAAGAGTCTCTCATTCGAACTGCATGTCAAGCAACCAGTTCACCGCCACTTTGTTCTTCAACTCTCAGCGCGATAGCAAATAGTCCGTATCTGAATCAGAAAAATATTGCTACCACAGCGGTTCAGGCTGCTGTCAAAACATCTGTTGCGACATTTGACCTGATTAATATGTCATTAACTGTTGATGTCCAACTTGTGTCGGATCCAGCTGTAAAACAGAGCCTTTCGGTTTGTGCTGAAGCATATAAGGCTGTGATTGATAATATGAATAATGCAAGTTCTTCATTGACACAAAATGTTAATATGGCTCAAGTTCCGAATTTTTTGCACGCGGCTTTAGATGCTGCAGGCAAATGTGAATCTAGTGGAGTTAAAAATTTTCATAAAGTCGTACAAATTGCTTCGAAAAATGTGGATTGTTCGAAATTGATCAAGAATTCCCTGGAGATTTTTAATGTTTTTTCCAATTTTATTCTTAACCCTAATCATGACCCGAAAAAAGCCGGTGCAGGTGCTTTGGGAGGCGGTGGTGCAGGTGGTCTTTTAAAAGGCGGTGCTGCAGGTGGTCTTTTTAAAGGCGGTGCTGCAGGTGGTGAAGGTGGTGGAGGTGGTCTTTTAAAAGGCGGTGGTCTTTTCAAAGGCGGTGTTGCAGGTGGGGCAGGTGGTGCAGGTACTGCTGGTGCTGCAGGTGGTGCAGGTACTGTTGGTGCTGCAGGTGGTGAAGATGGTGCAGCTGGTGCAGGTGATGCTGGTGGTGCAGGTGCTGGTGGTGCTGCAGGTGGTGAAGCTGGTGCTGCAGGTGTTGAAGCTGGTGCAGCTGGTGCAGGTGGCGCAGGTGGTGCTGGCGGTGAAGGTGGTTCAAGCGGTGCAGGTGGCGCAGGTGGTCTTTTTAAAGGCGGTGGTGCAGGTGGTCTTTTTAAAGGCGGTGCTGCAAATAGTGGAGGTGGTGCGGGTGGTCTTTTTAAAGGCG GTGCTGCAGGTGGTGCAGGTGCTGCAGGTGGTGCAGGTGCTGCAACTGCAGGTGGTGCAGGTGGTGCAGGTGCTGCAACTGCAGGTGGTGCAGGTGCTGCACCTGCAGGTGGTGAAGGTGGCGCAAGTGGTGAAGGTGGCGCAGAAGGTGGTGCAAGTGGTGCAGGTGGCGCAGGTGGTCTTTTTAAAGGCGGTGGTGCAGGTGGTCTTTTTAAAGGCGGTGCTGCAAGTGGTGGAGGTGGCGCAGGTGGTCTTTTTAAAGGTGGTGGTCTTTTTAAAGGCGGTGCTTCTATGAAGGGAGGCGGGGGTGCTTCTGTGCAGGGAAGCGGTGGTGCAGCTGCTGCAGGAGGTGGCAGTGCTGATGTGCAGGGAGGCGGAGGGGCACCTGCTGCAGGAGGCGGAGGTGCAGATGTGCAGGGAGGCGCTGGTGCACCTTCTGCAGGAGGCAGCAGTGCTGATGTGCAGGGAGGAGGAGGTGATGCTTCTGTGCAGGGAGGCGGTGATGCTTTGATGGGAGGCGGGGCTCCTGCAGCTAGTGCTCCTCAAATTTCAAACAGAAAGCTACTGACACTAATGTAA